Proteins encoded together in one Mycobacterium noviomagense window:
- a CDS encoding histidine phosphatase family protein: protein MTVILLRHGRSTSNTAQVLAGRSEGVDLDDKGREQAAELTGRLGELPLKALVTSPLLRCRRTVEPLAEALGMQPVVDERLSEVDYGQWTGRKIAELAKEPLWTVVQAHPSAAVFPDGEGLAQVQARAVAAVRDHDRRLADEHGGDALWLACTHGDVIKAVVADALGNHLDSFQRITADPASMSVIRYTQLRPFVLHVNHTGARLTAALTAAPSSDAASDKEPDKEMPPGDAVVGGSTD, encoded by the coding sequence ATGACGGTCATCCTGCTGCGGCACGGCCGATCGACGTCGAACACCGCGCAGGTGCTGGCGGGCCGTTCCGAGGGGGTCGACCTCGACGACAAGGGCCGTGAGCAAGCCGCCGAACTGACCGGCCGTCTCGGCGAGCTGCCGCTCAAGGCGCTGGTGACCTCGCCGCTGCTGCGGTGCCGGCGCACGGTCGAACCGCTCGCCGAGGCGCTGGGCATGCAGCCGGTAGTCGACGAACGACTCTCCGAAGTCGACTACGGCCAGTGGACCGGCCGCAAAATCGCCGAGCTGGCCAAAGAGCCGTTGTGGACGGTGGTTCAGGCCCATCCCAGTGCGGCGGTGTTTCCAGACGGCGAAGGGTTGGCTCAGGTGCAGGCGCGCGCGGTGGCCGCGGTCCGCGACCACGACCGGCGGCTCGCCGACGAGCACGGCGGTGACGCACTGTGGTTGGCCTGCACGCACGGCGACGTCATCAAAGCGGTAGTCGCCGACGCGCTGGGCAACCATTTGGACAGCTTTCAGCGCATCACCGCCGACCCGGCATCGATGAGCGTGATCCGCTACACCCAGCTGCGCCCATTCGTGTTGCACGTCAACCACACCGGCGCGCGACTCACCGCTGCTTTGACCGCGGCGCCTTCTTCGGATGCGGCGTCGGATAAAGAGCCGGATAAAGAGATGCCGCCCGGCGACGCGGTGGTCGGCGGGTCCACCGACTAA
- the wag31 gene encoding DivIVA-like cell division protein Wag31, whose translation MPLTPADVHNVAFSKPPIGKRGYNEDEVDAFLDLVETELTRLIEENSDLRQRVNELEQELASARSGGGAQPTEAIPLYRPEPEPERAPAPAAAAAPAESGEEQAMRAAKVLSLAQDTADRLTSTAKAEADKLLADARANADQILADARREADSTIAEARQRADAMLADAQTRSEAQLRQAQEKADALQADAERKHSEIMGTINQQRTVLEGRLEQLRTFEREYRTRLKTYLESQLEELGQRGSAAPVDSSATNEAGGFNQFNRGTN comes from the coding sequence ATGCCGCTCACACCAGCCGACGTCCACAATGTGGCGTTCAGTAAGCCGCCGATCGGCAAGCGCGGCTACAACGAAGACGAGGTCGACGCCTTCCTCGACCTAGTGGAAACCGAGCTCACCCGGCTCATCGAGGAGAATTCCGATCTCCGCCAACGGGTCAACGAATTGGAACAAGAGCTGGCCAGCGCCCGCTCCGGTGGCGGCGCTCAACCAACGGAAGCCATTCCGCTGTACCGGCCCGAGCCCGAACCGGAGCGCGCACCCGCGCCGGCCGCTGCTGCTGCTCCCGCCGAGTCCGGCGAGGAGCAGGCCATGAGGGCCGCCAAGGTGTTGAGCTTGGCGCAGGACACCGCCGACCGGCTGACCAGCACCGCCAAGGCCGAGGCGGACAAGCTGCTGGCCGATGCACGCGCCAATGCCGACCAGATTCTCGCCGACGCCCGGCGTGAAGCCGACTCCACCATCGCCGAGGCCCGCCAGCGCGCCGACGCGATGCTGGCCGATGCCCAGACCCGCTCGGAGGCTCAGCTGCGGCAGGCGCAGGAGAAGGCCGACGCGTTGCAGGCCGACGCCGAACGCAAGCACTCCGAGATCATGGGCACCATCAACCAGCAGCGCACCGTGCTGGAAGGTCGGCTGGAGCAACTTCGGACGTTTGAACGCGAATACCGCACCCGGCTGAAGACCTACCTGGAATCTCAGCTCGAAGAGCTCGGCCAGCGCGGCTCGGCAGCACCGGTCGATTCCAGCGCTACCAACGAGGCCGGCGGGTTCAACCAGTTCAATCGGGGTACTAACTAG
- the pgeF gene encoding peptidoglycan editing factor PgeF, whose protein sequence is MSYRIRRVTTTRAGGVSAPPFDTFNLGDHVGDDPAAVAANRARLAAAIGLEVNRVVWMNQVHGDHVEVVGEPRETAVDETDALVTATPRLALAVVSADCVPVLMADARAGVVAAVHAGRVGAQRGVVARALETMLSLGAHTDDISALLGPAVSGHNYEVPAAMADEVATALPGSRTTTSSGTPGLDLRAGIACQLSDLGVQAIDIDPRCTVDDPSLFSHRRGAPTGRLASLVWME, encoded by the coding sequence GTGAGCTATCGCATCCGGCGGGTGACCACCACCCGGGCGGGCGGTGTCTCGGCGCCGCCGTTCGACACGTTCAATCTCGGCGACCATGTCGGCGACGATCCCGCGGCGGTGGCGGCCAACCGGGCGCGGTTGGCTGCGGCGATCGGGCTTGAAGTCAACCGGGTGGTGTGGATGAATCAGGTCCACGGTGATCACGTCGAGGTGGTCGGGGAGCCGCGGGAGACCGCGGTCGACGAGACCGACGCATTGGTGACCGCGACGCCGCGACTGGCGCTGGCCGTGGTGAGCGCCGACTGCGTGCCGGTGTTGATGGCCGATGCCCGCGCCGGCGTGGTCGCGGCGGTGCACGCCGGTCGCGTCGGCGCGCAGCGCGGCGTGGTGGCGCGGGCGCTGGAGACGATGTTGTCTCTCGGTGCGCACACCGACGACATCTCCGCTCTGCTCGGCCCCGCGGTCAGCGGGCACAACTACGAAGTGCCCGCAGCGATGGCCGACGAGGTCGCCACGGCACTGCCGGGCAGCCGTACCACCACCTCATCCGGCACGCCCGGACTCGACCTGCGAGCCGGGATCGCTTGCCAGTTAAGCGATTTGGGTGTTCAAGCCATCGACATCGACCCGCGCTGCACGGTGGACGACCCGAGCCTGTTCAGCCACCGCCGCGGCGCGCCGACCGGGCGGCTGGCGTCGCTGGTGTGGATGGAATGA
- a CDS encoding SDR family NAD(P)-dependent oxidoreductase: MTSSALWRPRHKSVVITGASSGLGRAAALHLADLGYRVFAGVRSQSSAEDLVNLPPSAGELIPVLLDVTDATSVARAGDHVELRCADTGLWAVVNNAGVCVGSPLECLPIDELRTQLETNLVGVLQVTQRFLPLLRASKGRIVNVSSSIGNVAPPFLGAYAASEFGKEGLSDALRRELGPLGVRVSVIEPGVVETPIWRKLRASAEQIIATAPADIAATYRSRFTAFLDAHEKHVYASKTTPLQYANAVAAALVAKRPKTRYRVGRDSWLSAVTHRVTPDPVLDVLIALAISRRR, translated from the coding sequence ATGACGTCCTCGGCGCTGTGGCGGCCGCGGCACAAATCGGTGGTAATCACCGGCGCGTCAAGCGGACTCGGCCGGGCGGCCGCCCTGCACCTGGCTGATCTCGGCTACCGGGTGTTCGCCGGTGTGCGGTCACAGTCGAGCGCCGAAGACCTGGTCAATCTGCCCCCATCGGCAGGTGAGTTGATCCCGGTGCTACTGGACGTCACCGACGCGACCTCCGTCGCGCGGGCCGGTGATCACGTGGAATTACGGTGTGCCGACACCGGATTGTGGGCCGTGGTGAACAACGCCGGTGTTTGCGTGGGTTCGCCACTGGAATGCCTCCCGATCGACGAGCTGCGCACTCAGCTTGAAACGAATCTGGTTGGGGTGCTACAAGTTACGCAACGTTTTCTGCCGTTGCTGCGCGCCTCCAAGGGCCGGATCGTCAACGTCAGCTCGAGCATCGGTAACGTCGCACCGCCATTTCTCGGCGCGTACGCGGCGTCTGAGTTCGGCAAAGAAGGGTTGAGCGACGCATTGCGTCGCGAATTGGGGCCACTGGGTGTGCGTGTGTCGGTGATCGAACCCGGCGTGGTAGAGACGCCGATCTGGCGCAAGCTGCGCGCCTCTGCCGAGCAGATCATCGCCACCGCCCCCGCCGACATCGCCGCCACTTACCGCAGCCGATTCACCGCTTTTCTGGACGCCCATGAAAAGCACGTGTATGCGAGCAAGACGACACCGCTGCAGTACGCGAACGCGGTTGCTGCCGCCTTGGTCGCCAAACGGCCGAAGACCCGCTACCGGGTGGGCAGGGATTCATGGCTCAGTGCGGTGACGCACCGTGTCACGCCGGATCCGGTGCTGGACGTTCTGATTGCTCTGGCTATCAGCAGACGGAGATAG
- a CDS encoding YbhB/YbcL family Raf kinase inhibitor-like protein, translated as MATLPDPYARLPKLPSFTLTSKSITDGQPLATAQISGIMGAGGEDASPQLSWSGFPEQTRSFAVTVYDPDAPTLSGFWHWAVANLPANVTELPEGVGDGRELPGGALTLVNDAGMRRYVGAAPPPGHGPHRYYVAVHAVDVEKLDLTEDASPAFLGFNLFQHAIARAVIYGTYEQR; from the coding sequence ATGGCCACACTGCCTGACCCCTATGCCCGGCTGCCCAAGTTGCCGTCGTTCACGCTGACGTCGAAGTCGATCACCGACGGCCAGCCGCTGGCGACCGCCCAGATCAGCGGCATCATGGGCGCCGGCGGCGAAGACGCTAGCCCGCAATTGAGCTGGTCAGGGTTTCCCGAGCAGACCCGCAGTTTCGCGGTCACCGTCTATGACCCGGATGCGCCGACCCTGTCGGGGTTCTGGCATTGGGCGGTGGCGAACCTGCCGGCGAACGTCACCGAGCTACCGGAGGGTGTGGGCGACGGACGCGAATTGCCAGGCGGCGCGCTGACATTGGTCAACGACGCCGGCATGCGCCGCTACGTCGGTGCCGCCCCGCCGCCCGGGCACGGCCCGCACCGCTACTACGTCGCGGTGCATGCGGTGGACGTCGAGAAACTCGACCTCACCGAGGACGCCAGCCCGGCGTTTCTCGGATTCAACTTGTTCCAGCACGCCATCGCGCGGGCGGTCATCTACGGCACCTACGAGCAGCGGTAA
- a CDS encoding DUF3090 domain-containing protein: MARAIHVFRTPDRFVAGTVGQPGNRTFYLQAVHDNRVVSVVLEKQQVAVLADRIGALLYEVHRRFGTPVPPETTEVDDLSPLITPIDAEFRVGTMGLGWDSEAQTVVVELLAVTDTEFDASVVLDDTEEGPDAVRVFLTPESARQFATRSHRVISAGRPPCPLCDEPLDPEGHICARTNGYRRSALLGSDDDAEA; the protein is encoded by the coding sequence ATGGCCCGAGCAATTCATGTCTTTCGCACACCCGACCGCTTCGTCGCCGGGACCGTCGGCCAGCCCGGAAACCGCACCTTCTACCTGCAAGCCGTCCATGACAACCGGGTGGTGTCGGTGGTACTGGAGAAACAGCAGGTCGCGGTGCTCGCCGACCGCATCGGCGCGTTGCTGTATGAGGTGCATCGCAGGTTCGGCACACCGGTTCCTCCGGAGACCACCGAGGTGGACGACCTCAGCCCGCTGATCACGCCGATCGACGCCGAGTTTCGGGTCGGCACGATGGGACTGGGGTGGGATTCCGAGGCGCAGACCGTGGTGGTCGAGTTGCTGGCTGTCACCGACACCGAGTTCGACGCGTCGGTGGTGCTTGACGACACCGAGGAAGGCCCCGACGCGGTGCGGGTGTTTTTGACGCCGGAGTCGGCCCGGCAGTTCGCAACCCGGTCGCATCGCGTCATCTCGGCGGGACGTCCTCCGTGTCCGCTGTGCGACGAACCGCTGGACCCGGAGGGACACATCTGCGCGCGCACCAACGGCTACCGGCGCAGCGCGCTGCTCGGGTCTGACGATGACGCCGAGGCCTGA
- a CDS encoding M20/M25/M40 family metallo-hydrolase encodes MVGKVTVTVPAGLPVDDVVDVVGTLIRFDTTNTGDPETTKGEAECARWVAQQLEDVGYQAEYVESGAPGRGNVFARLAGADRSRGALLVHGHLDVVPAEPADWSVHPFSGAVEDGYVWGRGAVDMKDMVGMMIVVARHFRRAGIVPPRDLVFAFVADEENGGTFGAQWLVDNRPDLFAGVSEAIGEVGGFSLTVPRRDGGERRLYLIETAEKGLQWMRLTARGRAGHGSMVHDHNAVTVLAEAVARLGRHRFPLVLSDTVVQFLAAVGEETGHTFDTESADLEGAIEKLGPIARIVKATLRDTANPTMLKAGYKANVVPAMAEAMVDCRVLPGRQAAFEAEVDELIGPDVTREWIRDLPSYETSFDGDLVDAMNAALLAVDPEARTVPYMLSGGTDAKAFARLGIRCFGFIPLRLPPDLDFSALFHGVDERVPVDALRFGTQVLANFLTHC; translated from the coding sequence ATGGTAGGAAAGGTGACTGTGACGGTTCCAGCCGGATTGCCAGTCGACGACGTGGTGGACGTCGTGGGCACCCTGATCCGGTTCGACACCACCAACACCGGTGACCCGGAGACCACTAAAGGTGAGGCCGAGTGTGCCCGCTGGGTCGCACAGCAGCTGGAAGATGTCGGCTACCAGGCCGAATACGTCGAGTCTGGCGCGCCCGGCCGCGGGAATGTGTTCGCCAGGCTGGCCGGCGCGGACCGTTCGCGGGGCGCTCTGCTGGTCCACGGCCATCTCGACGTGGTGCCGGCCGAGCCGGCCGATTGGAGTGTGCACCCGTTCTCCGGCGCCGTCGAGGACGGCTATGTGTGGGGCCGCGGCGCCGTCGACATGAAAGACATGGTGGGCATGATGATCGTGGTTGCCCGCCACTTCCGGCGGGCCGGCATCGTGCCCCCGCGCGACCTGGTGTTCGCGTTCGTCGCCGACGAGGAGAACGGCGGCACATTCGGGGCCCAATGGCTGGTCGACAACCGCCCCGACCTCTTCGCCGGGGTCAGCGAAGCGATCGGCGAAGTCGGCGGTTTTTCGCTGACAGTGCCACGCCGCGACGGCGGTGAGCGGCGCCTGTACCTGATCGAGACCGCCGAGAAGGGGCTGCAGTGGATGCGGCTGACCGCCCGCGGCAGGGCGGGGCACGGCTCGATGGTGCACGATCACAACGCGGTCACGGTGCTCGCCGAGGCGGTCGCGCGGTTAGGCCGCCACCGGTTCCCGCTGGTGCTCAGCGACACCGTCGTGCAGTTCCTGGCCGCTGTCGGCGAAGAGACCGGGCACACCTTCGACACCGAATCCGCCGATCTGGAGGGCGCGATCGAGAAGCTCGGCCCCATTGCGCGCATCGTGAAGGCCACCCTGCGCGACACGGCCAACCCGACGATGCTCAAGGCCGGTTACAAGGCCAACGTCGTGCCGGCCATGGCGGAAGCCATGGTGGACTGCCGGGTGCTGCCCGGCCGGCAGGCGGCGTTCGAGGCGGAGGTCGACGAGCTGATCGGCCCGGACGTGACCCGCGAATGGATCAGGGATCTGCCGTCGTATGAGACCAGCTTCGACGGCGATCTGGTCGACGCCATGAACGCTGCGCTGCTTGCCGTCGATCCCGAAGCTCGGACCGTGCCCTACATGCTGTCTGGCGGGACAGATGCAAAAGCCTTCGCCCGCTTGGGTATTCGTTGCTTCGGGTTCATCCCGCTGCGGTTGCCGCCGGACCTCGATTTTTCTGCGCTGTTCCATGGCGTCGACGAGCGGGTACCCGTGGACGCGCTGAGGTTCGGCACCCAAGTGCTGGCGAATTTTCTGACACACTGCTGA
- a CDS encoding DUF5703 family protein: protein MSAARRSRLPAEWTTEMSDEYEWVPLRLPPEVTRVSASTRLSIEAEYRGWELTRVRLYTDGSRRVLLRRKKSPLDRQTDQPEL from the coding sequence TTGAGCGCGGCGCGCCGCAGCCGGTTACCCGCTGAGTGGACGACAGAGATGTCCGACGAATACGAGTGGGTGCCGTTGCGCCTGCCGCCGGAGGTGACACGGGTCAGCGCATCGACGCGGCTGTCGATCGAGGCGGAGTACCGCGGCTGGGAGCTGACGCGGGTTCGGCTTTACACCGACGGGAGCCGACGAGTGCTGTTGCGCCGCAAGAAGTCTCCCCTCGACCGGCAGACCGACCAGCCCGAACTGTGA
- a CDS encoding undecaprenyl-diphosphate phosphatase, with translation MSWWQVVVLSVVQGLTEFLPVSSSGHLAIVSRIMFGRDAGASFTAVAQLGTEVAVLVYFARDIVRIATAWLKGLVRSRAPRGGPGAQVSRGNTLEHRDIDYWMGWYVIVGTIPICVLGVLFTDQIRSGVRNLWVVATALVLFSAVIAAAEYVGRQSRHVEQLTVWDALIVGCAQTLALVPGVSRSGATISAGLFLGLDRELAARFAFLLAIPAVFASGLFSLPDAFHPVREGMSASGPQLLVATLIAFVVGYSAVAWFLRFLVRHSMYWFVGYRLVAGISVLALLAAGTVSAT, from the coding sequence ATGTCTTGGTGGCAGGTCGTCGTTTTGTCGGTGGTGCAGGGGTTGACGGAATTCCTGCCCGTGTCGTCGTCGGGGCATCTGGCGATCGTGTCGCGCATCATGTTCGGGCGCGACGCCGGCGCTTCGTTCACCGCGGTCGCCCAGCTGGGCACCGAGGTCGCCGTGCTGGTCTACTTTGCTCGCGACATCGTGCGCATCGCCACCGCGTGGCTTAAAGGCCTTGTCCGTTCCCGAGCGCCACGGGGCGGCCCCGGCGCTCAGGTGAGCCGCGGCAACACCCTCGAGCACCGGGATATCGACTATTGGATGGGCTGGTACGTGATCGTCGGGACGATCCCGATATGTGTCCTCGGCGTGCTCTTCACCGACCAAATCCGCTCCGGCGTCCGCAATTTGTGGGTGGTGGCGACGGCGCTGGTGCTGTTTTCCGCGGTGATCGCGGCTGCGGAGTACGTGGGGCGGCAGAGCAGGCATGTTGAGCAGCTGACCGTCTGGGACGCCCTCATCGTGGGCTGTGCCCAGACGCTGGCTCTGGTCCCGGGGGTGTCGCGGTCCGGGGCAACGATCAGCGCCGGGCTGTTTCTCGGGCTCGACCGTGAGTTGGCCGCTCGGTTCGCTTTCCTGCTCGCGATTCCGGCGGTGTTCGCCTCGGGACTGTTTTCGCTGCCCGACGCTTTCCACCCGGTGCGCGAGGGGATGAGCGCCAGCGGACCGCAGTTGTTGGTGGCGACGCTGATCGCGTTCGTCGTCGGCTACAGCGCGGTGGCGTGGTTTCTGCGGTTTCTGGTGCGTCACAGCATGTATTGGTTCGTCGGGTATCGGCTGGTCGCGGGGATCAGCGTGTTGGCCTTGCTCGCGGCGGGGACGGTATCCGCGACATGA
- a CDS encoding YggS family pyridoxal phosphate-dependent enzyme: MNAVADVGPNPEVREERESELANALAAVRSRLAAAAEAVGRKPEEIELLPITKFFPATDVVILSRLGCASVGESRDQEASAKVGEVARLLGPGSPPVRWHMVGQIQRNKARSLARWAHTVHSVSSVRIAAALDRAVGTARADGHRQGPLWVYVQVSLDGDVSRGGVDVSAPSAVDELCAQIAAADNLELVGLMGIPPLDWDPDAAFERLQAEHRRVRRSHPEAAGLSAGMSNDLELAIKHGSTCVRVGTALLGPRPLRSP; the protein is encoded by the coding sequence ATGAACGCGGTGGCCGACGTCGGGCCGAACCCGGAAGTCCGCGAAGAGCGCGAATCGGAATTGGCCAATGCTTTGGCCGCAGTGCGATCGCGATTGGCGGCAGCCGCCGAGGCGGTGGGCCGAAAACCTGAAGAAATTGAGCTTTTACCGATTACCAAATTCTTTCCAGCAACCGATGTTGTGATTTTGTCGCGACTGGGTTGTGCATCCGTTGGCGAATCCCGTGATCAGGAAGCTTCGGCGAAGGTTGGTGAAGTCGCCCGGTTATTAGGCCCGGGATCACCGCCGGTGCGCTGGCACATGGTCGGCCAGATTCAGCGCAACAAAGCCCGTTCCTTGGCCCGTTGGGCGCACACCGTGCACTCGGTCAGCAGCGTGCGCATAGCGGCCGCGCTCGACCGGGCGGTGGGTACGGCCCGCGCTGACGGTCATCGTCAAGGTCCGCTGTGGGTCTACGTGCAGGTCAGTCTCGACGGCGATGTGTCGCGTGGCGGCGTCGACGTCTCGGCGCCCAGCGCCGTCGACGAGCTCTGCGCGCAGATCGCAGCCGCCGACAACCTCGAGCTGGTCGGATTGATGGGAATTCCGCCACTGGACTGGGATCCCGACGCGGCCTTCGAACGCCTGCAAGCCGAGCATCGCCGCGTCCGCCGGTCGCATCCAGAGGCGGCCGGCCTGTCCGCAGGAATGTCGAACGACCTGGAACTGGCGATAAAACATGGTTCGACCTGTGTGCGTGTCGGTACCGCGCTATTGGGTCCTCGACCGTTACGGTCACCGTGA
- a CDS encoding YggT family protein produces MALFFEILGFALFVFWLLLIARVVVEFVRSFSRDWHPRGATVVILEIIMSLTDPPVKLLRRLIPQLTIGAVRFDLSIMVLLLVAFIGMQLAFSAAA; encoded by the coding sequence TTGGCGCTGTTCTTCGAAATCCTCGGTTTCGCGCTGTTCGTCTTCTGGCTGCTGCTGATCGCCCGGGTCGTTGTCGAGTTCGTTCGCTCGTTCAGCCGTGACTGGCATCCGCGCGGCGCCACGGTGGTGATCCTGGAGATCATCATGTCGCTCACCGATCCGCCGGTGAAACTTTTACGCCGGTTGATACCGCAGCTAACGATCGGCGCGGTTCGCTTCGATTTGTCCATCATGGTGTTGCTGCTAGTCGCGTTCATTGGCATGCAGCTGGCATTCAGCGCCGCCGCCTGA
- a CDS encoding cell division protein SepF codes for MSTLHKVKAYFGMAPMEDYDDEYYDDDRAPSRSGYSRHRFEDGYSRYEGRDYDDPRGEPDDYPPGSYRGGYADEPRFRPRDYDRSELGRPRFGLLRGSTRGALAMDPRRMAMLFDEGSPLSKITTLRPKDYTEARTIGERFRDGTPVIIDLVSLDNAEAKRLVDFAAGLAFGLRGSFDKVATKVFLLSPADVEVSPEERRRIAETGFYAYQ; via the coding sequence ATGAGCACACTGCACAAGGTCAAGGCCTACTTCGGTATGGCTCCGATGGAGGACTACGACGACGAGTACTACGACGACGACCGCGCTCCGTCCCGCAGCGGTTACTCCCGGCACCGGTTCGAGGACGGCTACAGCCGCTACGAAGGGCGGGACTACGACGATCCGCGCGGCGAGCCGGACGACTACCCGCCCGGCAGCTACCGCGGCGGCTACGCCGACGAGCCCCGGTTCCGGCCCCGCGACTACGACCGCAGCGAACTGGGCCGGCCTCGATTCGGGCTATTGCGGGGCTCGACCCGCGGCGCGCTGGCGATGGATCCGCGCCGGATGGCGATGCTGTTCGACGAGGGCAGCCCGCTGTCGAAGATCACCACGCTGCGGCCTAAGGACTACACCGAGGCCCGCACCATCGGCGAGCGGTTCCGCGACGGCACCCCGGTGATCATCGACTTGGTGTCGCTGGACAACGCCGAAGCCAAACGGCTGGTGGACTTCGCCGCCGGATTGGCGTTCGGTCTGCGGGGTTCGTTCGACAAGGTCGCCACCAAGGTGTTCCTGCTGTCGCCTGCCGACGTCGAGGTGTCGCCGGAGGAGCGGCGCCGCATCGCCGAGACCGGCTTCTACGCCTACCAGTAA
- a CDS encoding quinone-dependent dihydroorotate dehydrogenase — protein MNRARKREHRLYRVVRPLLFLLPAEQVHRLVFAALRGVTAAPPLRRLLHRLLAPRDPVLASTVFGVSFPGPLGLAAGFDKDGTGLRIWGALGFGYAEVGTVTAEPQPGNPAPRLLRLPSDRALLNRMGFNNDGAGQLAIRLARRRPDVPIGVNIGKTKAIPAASAAEDYRTSARLVGPLASYLVVNVSSPNTPGLRDLQAVESLRPILAAVRSETSKPVLVKIAPDLSDADIDDIADLAVELGLAGIVATNTTVARDGLTSSGVAELGSGGISGPPLARRATEILRRLYGRVGDRLVLISVGGIETVDDAWERITAGASLLQGYTGFIYGGGLWPKHIHDGIARRLRDGGFTSLSEAVGSAARKTHG, from the coding sequence GTGAACCGAGCGCGCAAAAGGGAGCATCGGCTATACCGCGTGGTGCGCCCGCTGCTGTTTTTGCTTCCGGCAGAACAGGTGCACCGCCTGGTCTTCGCGGCGCTTCGCGGTGTGACGGCTGCCCCGCCATTGCGCCGGCTGCTGCACCGGCTGTTGGCGCCGAGGGATCCGGTGCTGGCCAGCACCGTGTTCGGGGTGAGCTTCCCGGGACCGCTCGGGCTGGCCGCCGGCTTCGACAAGGACGGGACCGGACTACGCATTTGGGGTGCGCTGGGGTTCGGCTACGCCGAGGTCGGCACCGTCACCGCCGAGCCGCAGCCGGGCAATCCGGCTCCTCGGCTGTTGCGGTTACCGTCCGACCGGGCGCTGCTGAACCGGATGGGGTTCAACAACGACGGTGCCGGCCAGTTGGCGATCCGGCTCGCGCGACGCCGGCCCGACGTGCCGATCGGTGTCAATATCGGCAAGACCAAGGCGATTCCGGCGGCCAGTGCCGCCGAGGACTATCGCACCAGCGCACGGCTGGTAGGCCCGCTGGCGTCGTATCTGGTGGTCAACGTCAGCTCCCCCAACACGCCGGGCCTGAGGGACTTGCAGGCCGTGGAGTCGCTGCGGCCGATCTTGGCCGCGGTCCGCTCTGAGACGTCCAAGCCGGTGCTGGTGAAGATCGCGCCGGATCTGTCCGATGCCGACATCGACGACATCGCAGACCTTGCCGTCGAGCTGGGCTTGGCCGGCATCGTGGCGACCAACACCACCGTCGCGCGCGACGGCCTGACCAGCAGCGGTGTGGCCGAGCTGGGCAGCGGCGGCATTTCGGGGCCGCCGCTGGCACGCCGGGCCACCGAGATACTGCGGCGGCTCTATGGGCGCGTCGGCGACCGGTTGGTGCTGATCAGCGTCGGCGGCATCGAGACCGTCGACGACGCCTGGGAGCGCATCACCGCGGGAGCCTCGCTGCTACAGGGTTACACCGGCTTCATCTACGGAGGCGGCTTGTGGCCCAAGCACATCCACGACGGGATCGCGCGTCGCCTGCGCGACGGCGGGTTCACGTCGCTGAGCGAGGCCGTCGGGTCGGCAGCGCGGAAGACTCATGGCTGA